Proteins from a genomic interval of Yarrowia lipolytica chromosome 1E, complete sequence:
- a CDS encoding uncharacterized protein (Compare to YALI0E28622g, similar to uniprot|P33413 Saccharomyces cerevisiae YHL016c DUR3 urea transport protein), with protein MALKHELPQGAGYGMVIGIGFVFAAGIVITMRIAKRYLNEHAQTSEMFMVANRSVGVGLTASAVFSSWMWATETLWGSVVGYNFGVSGPFWFSVGLAFHISLMCVVGIQVKLKAPNGHTMLEIVKFRYGVVGHVVFMALCLINNIMSCSWMILSAAAGIASLTGMHIVASCMLIPFGVILYTVAGGLRATFLTDYVHTVIALVLLIYFSLAILLHKEIGGIHQLYDMVIQYGESTKILGNYQGSLMTFKSEEAIYFAIVHTIGNLGLVIMDTAFWQKSLAANLEATVPGYMIGSICIFCVSWALGTICGLSARVIENLPIFPNYPNGFSAADIGNGLVLPYTVAALLGKGASAGIVIMLFMTVTSTTSAEMIAVSSIISFDLYRTYINPNASDRAIIAVSHAGVIFFGLFAAGFAVMLHYVGTDLNWLGYFLGIVITPGVFPAILTLLWKRQSRAAATLAPVLGLGTGMGLWLGTAKYYSGHISVETLGASLPNVWGNIGSMFGSLLYSVVITLLRPEDFDWAKFQKITLVNEDKIADSESHTEGELVNTEKGDESGTHTPEFPLDKNESSPETSIHEHSATIPTLTNENFFQPRLVIPPEIRGFKRFLWYIGWEVAPTDYSNHPLGQDALPIIFKWYKVAVIFSTTIFLITWVVWPFPMYRNWVWGKSFFTGWVVVAIFWNFLAFVCVCIFPLWNGRHTLYKVFNGLYQDIFHRKRKE; from the coding sequence ATGGCTTTGAAGCACGAACTTCCGCAAGGTGCGGGCTATGGAATGGTGATTGGCATCGGCTTCGTTTTCGCAGCTGGAATTGTCATCACCATGCGAATCGCCAAAAGATACCTCAATGAGCACGCGCAAACCTCAGAAATGTTTATGGTTGCCAATCGATCTGTTGGAGTCGGCCTAACCGCCTCAGCTGTGTTTTCGTCTTGGATGTGGGCCACTGAGACCTTGTGGGGTAGTGTTGTGGGCTACAACTTTGGAGTCAGTGGTCCCTTCTGGTTCTCGGTCGGTCTGGCGTTCCACATCTCACTCATGTGTGTGGTTGGAATCCAGGTCAAGCTCAAGGCTCCCAATGGACACACAATGCTGGAAATTGTCAAGTTCAGGTACGGAGTggtcggtcacgtggtgtTCATGGCATTGTgtctcatcaacaacatcatGAGTTGCTCGTGGATGATCTTATCAGCCGCTGCAGGTATTGCTAGTCTTACTGGTATGCACATTGTGGCTAGTTGTATGTTGATTCCCTTTGGTGTCATTCTATACACGGTTGCAGGTGGTCTGAGAGCCACTTTCCTTACAGACTACGTCCATACAGTCATTGCCCTTGTTCTGCTCATCTACTTCTCCCTGgccatcctcctccacaaggagattggGGGTATCCATCAGCTCTACGATATGGTCATCCAGTATGGAGAGTCAACCAAGATCCTGGGAAACTACCAGGGCTCTCTGATGACATTCAAGTCCGAGGAAGCCATTTACTTTGCGATTGTCCACACTATTGGTAACCTTGGTCTAGTCATCATGGACACTGCTTTCTGGCAAAAGTCTCTGGCTGCTAACCTCGAGGCCACCGTGCCCGGTTACATGATTGGTTCCATTTGTATCTTCTGTGTCTCATGGGCTCTGGGAACCATCTGCGGCCTTTCTGCTCGAGTCATTGAGAATCTTCCCATCTTTCCCAATTACCCCAATGGCTTCTCGGCTGCTGATATTGGAAATGGTCTCGTTTTGCCTTACACCGTTGCCGCCCTGCTGGGTAAAGGTGCTAGTGCAGGTATTGTCATTATGCTGTTCATGACCGTTacttccaccacctcggctGAGATGATTGCTGTCTCCAGTATTATCTCATTCGATCTCTACAGAACCTACATCAACCCCAACGCCTCCGATCGAGCCATCATTGCTGTATCTCACGCAGGAGTTATCTTCTTTGGACTGTTTGCAGCTGGTTTTGCTGTCATGTTGCACTACGTCGGTACCGATCTGAACTGGCTGGGATACTTCTTGGGTATTGTTATTACTCCTGGCGTGTTCCCTGCTATTCTGACTTTGCTGTGGAAGCGTCAGTCTAGAGCTGCCGCCACTCTTGCTCctgttcttggtcttggaaCAGGAATGGGTTTGTGGCTTGGAACAGCCAAGTACTACTCTGGTCACATCAGCGTTGAGACACTCGGAGCTTCGCTTCCCAACGTCTGGGGTAACATTGGTTCCATGTTTGGTTCTCTGCTTTACTCTGTGGTGATTACTCTGCTTCGTCCTGAAGACTTCGACTGGGCCAAGTTCCAGAAGATCACTCTAGTCAACGAGGACAAGATCGCCGATAGTGAGAGTCATACTGAAGGTGAGCTGGTCAACACCGAAAAGGGAGACGAGTCGGGAACCCACACACCTGAGTTCCCTCTTGACAAGAATGAGTCTTCCCCTGAAACTTCAATCCACGAACACTCTGCTACGATTCCCACTTTGACCAACGAGAACTTCTTCCAACCACGGTTGGTTATTCCTCCAGAAATCCGAGGTTTCAAGCGGTTTCTGTGGTATATTGGTTGGGAAGTTGCACCTACAGACTACTCCAACCACCCTCTGGGTCAGGATGCCTTACCTATTATCTTCAAGTGGTACAAAGTGGCTGTTATTTTCTCCACCACGATCTTCCTGATCACCTGGGTGGTCTGGCCCTTCCCCATGTACAGAAACTGGGTATGGGGCAAGAGCTTCTTCACTGGATGGGTGGTTGTTGCTATCTTCTGGAATTTC